Part of the Brevibacillus brevis genome is shown below.
ACGCCAAACGAACGATCCGAAGAAACAACGCAAGCGTCTGGCCAAAATCCGAGAAATCCAAATCCGCAACAAAGCCAAACAAATTCAGCTCAAGGGTTCTTACCGTCATCTGCAAAAGTTACGGACGCGGTGCGAGCATGTGTTTGCCGAAAGCAAAGTCGCGCATGGCCTGGGTCGCGCGCGGAGCCGCGGCCTGGATTGCATGCAGGAGCAGGCACTGCTCACGGCAATCGTTCAAAATCTGAAAAAACTATGCCGGTTTAAGAAGAAACGACCCCAAACCGGTATTTCGGCATGTCCAAAACCGAAATCCGTGATGATGGAGGCGGTGTCGGACCTGCTCATTTCGGCGTTGGTTGGGTTGTTTTCCTCTTTTTTCATGCCGAAGAGACGGATACAACTGACTTAAATCACCGGACTTCTAGAACAGATCGGGGAACACAAAAGTAATGAGTAGAGGGGGAAAAAGAATGAGCGGTAGTGGTGGTGGCTACAGTGTTCCGAGAAAAACACTTGCCGAACTGGAGAAAGAAAGAGCAGCAAAAGAAGAAGGTGAAAAATTTGAAACTGAACTAAATAAGTATATCAAAGAGTTATTGAAAGACATAAACGATCGTGATGTGGAAGGAATAAACCGACACTTAGAAACATTGAGAAATGCTTTGGAAAAGGACATAGAAGGTTATGTGGATCTTAAATTTGGTGGTTCCATCATGAAAAACACATATGCTGATGGCTTAAGTGACGTTGATATGCTGGTTCAAATCAATAATAGTGAATTGGCTGGCGCAAAACCGAATGATGTGTTGAAATTTTTTAGTGAACAGATTAAACGTCGTCTTCCGAACACAGAAGTTAAGATTGGAAAGTTGGCAGTTACAGTAAAATTTGCTTCAGGACATGAAGTTCAGTTGTTACCCAGTGTAAAAACAGAATCCGGATATCGCATAGCTCGTCCTGGCGAAAATAGTTGGAGCAATGTCATTAAACCAAAGAAATTTGCAGAGAAGTTGACCTCTGTTAATCAAGCGAACGCTAATAAAGTGGTTCCACTGATTAAGCTCATGAAAAAGATAAATGCTAGTTTTCCGCCTCATAAGCAACTTTCAGGGTATCACATTGAGTCTCTTGCAATTGATGCTTTTAAGAATGCTACATCTGTACCTAAGACGTACAAAGGAATGGTGGAGCATTTCTGCCGACATGCAGAAAAAGCAGTGTTGAGACCAATAACTGATAGTACTGGTCAATCCGTTCATGTAGATAATTATTTAGGTGGGGCAAATAGTGTTGAACGTCAAAGAGTGAGTACAACTTTTAAACAATTACTAAAGCGGATTGAAACTGCGAATAATACTAACTCGTTCTCTTCATGGAAATCTATACTTGAAGGTGAATGATCAAAAACGACCTTCATAGTAGTTTCTTAGTCTAATACTTTATTTTTTCGAGGAATCGTTTTAATAAACCCTGACCTGAATGAGTCTAAAACTTATTTTTCAAAAGCTGACGATTTTCCACCTCAAAAACCGCGTCAAATCAGCAATTGTAGTCTAATACTTTATTTTCACTGAACATTATCTACTTCTAGGAAGGTTAGGCCGAGAGGAGGATCGAAAATGGGGATCACGGTGCAGGAGATGCTGCGGTTGGACGCGCTGCAAAGTTTACGTGTTATCGCCGGTTTCGATGGTTTGGACAGGATCATCAATCAGGTAAATGTTTTGGAAATGCCCATAACCGAAGTGGAGCATTTGGTTTTGGGAGGCGAGCTTGTGCTGACCACCTTTCACAGCTTGAAAGATGATCTGGAGGCACAAGTGAATACGATTAAAAAGCTTGCTGAAAACGGGGCAGCAGCTTTGGGGATTCATCCGATGATTGCTGACAAGATCATGCAGAAGGCGATCGTGGAGGCAGCGAATATTTCTGGCCTTCCTGTCATTTTGTTGCCTCCTGCGATGCCTTATGCTACGGTTTTTTCTGCCGTGTTGGGGACGATCCTGAATCGGCAATCACAGTTGTTGAAACAATCGGAAGAGATTAACCGGGAGATGACCCGTGTCATACTGTATGGCGGTGATGTGAATGCGATTGCCAAGACGTTGACCGGATTAATCAAGCAGCCGGTAATGATTACCGACGATATGTTCGAAATTTTGGCTTTAGGGTCAAAAGAAGCGGCAGAACATTCGTTTTTAAAAAAGTGTTTGCTTATGACAGAAATGTCGGAGCGGATTCAGTTTGATAAAGCTGGAAACTGGACACACGATTCTGCGATGGAGATGGTGTTTCACTCCAGCTTGTTTGAGATAGAGGGGCAGTCTGTACGGCTGATCGTTATGCCTGCAGGAGTAATAAGCGATCCTCTGGGGTACATTTTTACCTTAGAGATGGGGGCTCCCTTACAAGAGCTTGATTTCATTGCTATCTCGCACGCTTCTACTGCGGTCGCTCTGGAGATTGCCAAGCAGCGGGCGATTACCGAAGCGAAAAGGCGAATGCGAAGTGACTTTTTGACGGAAATGTTCGAAGGGAAATATGTTAGAGAAGAGGATTTGTACGAGAGAGCGAGAGCGGTCGGGCTCAATCTGGTGAAAAAACATATGGTGCTGGTCATGCGTTTTGACTTCAGCGATGGTCTTGAAAAAGAGATGGGTAAATTGGAAAGCCGCATCCACGCGGCGGTCCGGTCAACAATCAATCAGCATGCTCCCAAATGCAATTTTGTGGTAAAGGGGGACATGTTGGTCATTTTCATTCATTTTGACAGGCAATTTGACAAGCAACATTCGCAACAAGAGGCGAAAAATCTTGCGGTCCTCTTAAAAGATGCTATCGAAGCGGGAAGCGGCAAAGCCCGCGCATCTGCTGGGATCGGCGGTTTTTATCCGTCGCCGTTGAATTTGGACCAAAGCTACAGGGAAGCGCTGCAAGCTCTTGAGCTCGGCTGCAAAATGTTTGGGACAGGCAGTATTACAGCAGTGAATGAGCTGGGGGTATTCGGGATTCTGGGGGAAATATCCGGCAAGTTGTTAGACCGGTTTACAACGGGGCTTCTCGATCAGCTCTATCAATATGATGCCAAAAATCAAACGGATCTCGTAAAGACGGTGGAAGCGTATCTGGATGAAAAGGAAATCTTTACAGATGTCGCAAAGCGGTTGTTCGTACATCCCAATACGGTCAAATACCGGATTGAAAAAGCGAAGGAGATTCTCGGGTTTGATCCATTTAAAAAGCCTGAGGAAAGATTGAATTTCCATCTGGCGCTGAAGGCCAGGAAGCTATTGCCATAAAAGAAGCGCAAAACAGCTCGTTTTGTCTGCGATAGACAAAGAAACGGGCTGTTTTTTGTTTGTTTGAAATATTAAGATTATTATTTTTGTGTGAAATAATGTGAACAGAAACAAGCAGTATGACTGAAAGCTATGCAGGAGAGGGGGCTGTGGGCTGCATGATGGACACACAAGATTGGGAAAAACCAAAACCGATGAGGGGGCATTCACATGGATAAAAGAATTTTGTGGATCAATCCGGTCACTACTGATTTGTTCGACACCATTTTCAAGAGCGAGTTTGACAGGATCAAGCAGGCGGGGACGATTGTGGATGTGGTTTCCTTGACCCTGGGGCCTGGACCGACTCATCTGGAGTACAACTGCTACGAAGTGATGCTGATGCCCGAAATCCTCCGCGTGATTAAAAGAGCCGAAGAAGAAGGCTACGATGCGGCAATTATCGGCTGCTTCTATGATCCTGTCTTGAGGGCGGCTCGAGAGATTTCGAAAAAAATGGTCGTTACGGCTCCGGCTGAAGCCAGCTTGCATATTGCGTCGACATTGGGAGAGAGTATCTCGATCATTGTCGGGCGGCGCAAGTGGATACCCGAGATGAGAGAAAACGTCCATAAATATGGCTTTGCCGACAAATTGGCTTCTTTCAAGTCACTCGATATGGGCGTGCACGATTTTCAGAAAGATCATCAGGTGACCATGCAGCGAATGCGTGAGGCAGCGCGAGAGGCTGTCGAGAAGGATGGAGCCAATGTGCTTGTGCTGGGATGCACTATTGAATTTGGCTTTTATCGGGAAATTCAGGAGGAGCTGGGTGTTCCGGTTATTGATGCAAGCCTTGCACCTTTTAAATACGCCGAATTTTTGATAGAGCTCAACCAAAAATTCGGTTGGAGCCACAGCAAGCTGGATGGCTACCAATCGCCGCCTGATGAAGAAGTGGCCTGCTGGAAGCTGTTTTAAAAAACGAGTTAGCGGCTGTGAGAAGAGATAAGGGGGGCCATTATGAGAGCAGAAAGCGGAGTGGAGGTACTGCAAAAGCGATCAGTACCCGTTGGAGCGCTGTTTGAAAACATGCCGGTTACCAGTCAGCATTGGCAAGCGGGATTGGTGCTTTTTTTCTCCTTTGTGATTGAATCGTGGGAAATGATGATTGTCATTCTGGCAAGCGCTTCAATTGGCGGCGAGTTTCAACTGGACGGCACTCAAATCGGATCGCTCATCGGCTCCATTTATCTTGGGATGATCCCGGGATGCCTGCTATGGGGAAAGCTCGTTGATAAAATCGGCCGCAAGCAATCAATGATTTTCAGTTTTGGGCTTTATGGAATCATTTCGCTTATTAGCGCATTCTCACTCACCTACGAAATGCTTTGGTGGACCCGCTTCTTGTCCGGTGTGGCGCTCTCTGGGGTTTTGGTGGCAACGTTCCCCTACTTCGAGGAGCTGCTCCCCATGAAGGTGCGTGGGAAGGCCGCGGTGTATCTGGCTTCTGGATGGCCTGTGGGCTATTTGCTTGCCATTGGCACGACCTACCTCTTTATGGAGCTTGGCTGGCGCTGGATTATTGGCGTCAGCTCGCTTACGGGTTTGTGGTTCCTGGCAATCGCGGCGTTTGTGCCTGAGTCGCCGTACTGGTTGGCCGGAAAAGGTCGCCATTCGGAGGCGAAGGAGGTTATTGACAAACTTTCCAAAGGCACGATGCAAAGAGAGATTAACAGCGTCGAGCTTGCTGTGGAGAATGTGAAAACAGGTTCTTTCCTGGAGATTTTTAGAGGGCAATTCCGGCGTTCGACAATTTTGCAGCTCCTCATCAACTTTAGTTTTTCCTGGGGATATTGGGGACTGTCCTCCTGGATGCCGGCACTTTTGGCGAAAAAAGGATTGAGTGCGCCGGAAGGAATGGGCTTTATGGCAATATCTGCCCTCTTCATGTTTCCCGGTTACATGGTCTCCTCGTATTTGACGGGCAAATATGGACGCAAAAAGGTAATGGCGCTGTTCGTCTTTTTTGCAGCGGTCAGCGGGTTTGGCTTTGCCAACGCAAATACCTTGCAGGAAATGTATATCTGGAATTTTGCCCTTTCGTTCTTCAGTTTGGGGGCGTGGGGAGTATGGGATACATGGATGGCTGAGCTGTATCCGACAGAGGTCCGCGGTGTCAGCTATTCTGTAGGGATGACCGGCCAACGGGTAGCCAACGCGATTGCGCCAAGTGTAATCGGAGCTATGCTGGCGATCAACAGCAGCTTTTTGACTACGGTTTCCTTTATCTCCGCTTTTCTTGTCGTTACATTTGTGGCTTCGCTTTTCCTGAAGGAAACGGAAGGCGAGATTTTGCATTAATGCTGTAACAGTCCATTACTCCTAGAAGGGTGGTTCCTATGCGTGTAGCTACAGATATTGGAGGAACGTTTACTGACCTGGTGTACCTAGATGAGAACGGTAAAATCGGTACCGCTAAAAGCGATACAACACCGCCCCATTTTGAGCAAGGGGTTATCCAAGTGATTCAAAAGGCTGGGATTGATCCTTTGGAAATCGCGACTTTTATCCACGGAACGACGGTAATTATCAACGCATTGACGGAGCGCAAGGGAGTAAAGACCGGGTTAATCACGACAAAAGGGTTCCGCGATGTGCTGGAAATCGCCCGAGGCAACCGTCCCGATTTGTTCAATGTTCGCTATCAGAAGCCGACCCCGTTTGTCGCGCGCTTTCTGAGGAAGGAGGTCAGCGAGCGGATCAACTATAAGGGGGAAGTCATGACCGAATTGGCGGTGGAAGAGGTGAAGGCCACTGTCGAGCAACTGCGGGCGGAGGGAGTCGAGGCTATTGCGGTGTCATTTCTGCATGCCTACGCCAACCCCATTCATGAAAAGCTGGCGGTGGAAGCGATCAGGGAAATTTGGCCGGAGGTAGCAGTGACGGCTTCCCATGAGGTGACCAAGGAATGGCGCGAGTACGAGCGGACCAGTACGGCAGTGCTGAACTCTTATGTCAAGCCGATTGCCAAGTCCTACATCGACAAATTGAGTAACCATCTTCACGACATCGGGCTTGATGGCAATAAATATATCATGCAGTCCAACTCTGGCACGACTACTTTTGAGCAGTCAAAAGAAACGCCGATCAACATGGTCGAGTCGGGGCCAGTAGCCGGGATTTTTGGCTCAGCCATCTTGGGGCAAATTCTTGGGGAAGAAAACATCATTGCTTTTGATATCGGAGGAACGACGGCCAAATGCTCCCTGATCGACAAGGGGGAAGTAAAGGTTACGACGGAATACCGGATTGAGAAAGATGAACGAAATGCTGGATATCCGATTAAAGTACCCGTGGTCGACATCGTGGAGATCGGGAATGGCGGAGGTTCCATTGCCTGGATCGACGGTGCCGGCTCATTAAAGGTGGGGCCACAGTCGGCCGGGGCGTTGCCAGGGCCGGTCGCCTATGGACGTGGCGGTGAAAGTCCGACTACAACCGATGCCAATTTGGTTACAGGGCGGTTATCGCCTGCCAATTTTCAAAACGAGGTAAATATGGAAGCGGTCAAGCAAGCGATCCACGAAAAGATCGCAAAACACTTCGGCATCTCCGTGGAAGAGGCGGCGCTGGGAATTATCCGCATCGCCAACTCCAACATGCTGAATGCGTTGAAGCTCATTTCCATCCGCAAGGGTTACGACCCGCGAGAGTTTTCCCTGGTTGCATTCGGAGGGGGAGGACCGATGCATGCGCTGGCATTGGCCAAGGAATTGGGTGTGAAAAAAGTTATCATCCCGATTGCGTCTTCGGTCTTCTCCGCATGGGGCATGCTGATGACTGACTTGCGACATGACTACATCCAGACTTATATTCGCCGAATGAACGGACTGAATCAGGAAGAACTGAATCGTGAATGGAACCAACTGGAAAAAGAAGCGATTGACCAATACGAGCGCGAAGGAATTGCAGCGGATCAGGTACTGTTTGTACGATATGCGGACATCCGTTACGTCGGACAGGAGCATGCTGTCAAGGTTCCCGTGCCAAATGGACTGATGGATGCAAAAGCGATTGAGGAAGTGATTGATCGTTTCCATGACCTGCACGAGCAGCATTACACGTTCAAACTAGAGCATGCACCGACGGAGATTGTAAACCTCCATCTAACGGCGTTCGGCACAGTGCAAAAACCACGGATAGCCAGTCTGGGAAGACAAGGGGACAATAGCGAGGAAGCGCGCAAGGAAGTGCGTCCGGTTCTGTTCGAAGAGTATGGATGGATTGACACGACAGTCTACGATCGCGAGCTACTGAATGCCGGAAGCGCGGTGAAGGGTCCGGCAATTGTCGAGGAAACCTCTTCTTCAACGGTCATTTATCCTGGACAGCATCTCATTGTTGATGAATATGGCAATCTAATCATTACTACGGGGGTGTAGTCAGATGAGTGAGACAACGTTGAAACATGACCAGTTTACGCTTGAGATTGTGAAAGATTCCCTGATCGCCATTGGGGAAGAAATGTTTCATACATTGGCGCGCACGTCGATGAGTCCGATTATTTACGAGGTGCTCGACTTCGCCAGCGGCTTGACAGATGCAAAAGGTCAACTTCTGACTCAAGGCAACGGTGTAACCGGATTTATCGGGATGCTGACCTTTATGGTGAAGGAAACCTTGAAAAAGTTTTCCGCCAATGGGGAGCTAAAGCCGGGGGATATCATCATCATTAATGATCCTTACGGTGGAGGAGGTTCCCACTTGTCTGATGTAGGTCTTTTGCTGCCAATCTTTTACGAGGGCGAGCTGATTGCCTTCTCGGCCAATAAGGCCCACTGGACCGAAGTAGGCGGAAAAGACCCGGGTTCCTGGACGACCGACTCTACGGAGATTTTCCAGGAAGGTTTGCAATTTCCTTGCGTCAAGCTATTTGAAGAAGGCAAGCTGAATCAGCCGTTGGTTGATATCATTGCAGCAAATGTCCGTTTCCCTGATCTCTCGCTTGGCGATATGTGGGCGCAGGTTGCAGCATTGCGAACAGGGGAGAAGCGCTTTCGCGAATTGTGCGATAAGCATGGAAAAGCGGTAGTGAAGGATGCCATTGACCATTTGTTAAGACATGGCGAACAGTTGGCAGTAAAGGAAATTGCCAAGCTGCCGAAGGGCACGTATGAAGCCATAGATTTTATTGATGATGACGGAGTTGGAAACGGTCCATTCAAGGTACAGGTGAAGGTCACCATTACCGATGACGAGTTTATTTGTGATTTCCGCGGTAGTCATCCGCAGGTGTTGGGGCCAGTCAATTGCTCCTATACCGCCTTGGTTTCCGCCGTTCGCGTTATTTTCCTTGCGGTGACGAACCCGTGTCAGGATGTAAACGATGGCGTTTTCCGCCCGCTCCACATTCTTGTAGATGACCGCTCCATTTTCTCTGCGGAACGCCCGGCAGCCGTATCAACCTACTGGGAAACCATGATGTATGGAGCGGATCTCGTCTGGAAGGCACTTGCACCGGTCGTTCCCCATCGGTTGAATGCGGGGCATCTGCTTTCGGTGTGCGGGGTGGTGCTATCCGGCATCCATCCGGATACGCACGAACCGTTCCTTGTGGTTGAACCTTCAGTCGGAGGATGGGGGGCAGGAGACGGACTGGACGGGATGGCCGGACAGTTTTGCATCGGCGATGGGGAAACGTACAACGTGCCGGTCGAAGTAGCCGAGACACGTTATGGCATCATGGTCGAGGAGTACAGCCTGCGTACGGATGGTGCTGGTGCCGGTAAATATCGCGGCGGCTCAGGAGCTATCCGTTCGTACCGCGCGATGTCTGATGGTCAGACGATCACGGCAACCTTTGGCCGTCACAAATATTTGCCATGGGGCTTTAACGGGGGGCATGACGGCTCCCGCAATGAATTTGAGATCGTCAAAGCAAATGGCGAAGTGGCTGGTCCATTTGGCAAATATGCACGCTTTCCGCTTAATAAAGGAGATGTCGTGCGCCTTGTTACCGCAACAGGTGGAGGATATGGCAATCCGCTGGAACGTCCGATAGAGAAGGTCGTCCTAGATGCCAAAAATGGCTATATTTCCGTAGAACAAGCAAGAGACTTGTACGGAGTAGAGCTGGACAAGGCAACGTATCGTGTAGAAGGGGTGACACCACAGCGTCAGTCTTTTGAACAGGAGGAACAGCAATGCTCATTGTAAATGCCAATGCGATTCAGCCGGAAGATCGTCCAGGTGTAACCCTGAAAACCTTGTTTACCGAAAACCAGGTAGAGAACGGAAAAGCTACTTTTGGTGTCGTCGTCGTTCCGCCTGGTGCGCGTATTCCTTTAAGCGGTTTGGGGAGTCATGAGCAGGACGAGTATTCAATCGTCGTAAAAGGAACGATTCTTGCCGGTACTAAAGAGCGAGAATATCGTATGTCAGCAAATGATGCGTCTCTTATTCCTGCTGGTGAGGCCCACTGGGCATACAACGACGGGAGCGAAGAATGCGAAATCGTCTGGGTGCTTGTAAAGCGATAGGCGAAATAGCGGCATAAATACGGAGAGCACGAAAAAAGAACCTGCTAGAATTGGCGATCTCAATGTCACCGTGAATAGAGCATAGGCTCATATAGGCTCATGCGCTCGGATAGGGCAGAGCAACATACCTTGAATCTACGGACAGGCTGTCGACTTTCTCGACAGCCTGTCCGCTTGGTTTAGCGGTGTTTTTGCATGCGGATAATAGTTTTTGGATAAGTTGTTTCGTTTCTTTTTTACAATAACAAATTCGCGGAACATCCGTTGCACGAACTGTTTTCGGGCGATGTCAGCACAAATAAGACTACAGATAGAGTGGAGGGCCTCTTTACCGAGATTACATTGCTGCATAAACACATCGTCGATTCCGATCTTTGGGGCGATCTGTCATCCCTCGTGTGTCGATTTATCCAATTTCATTTTGCTAAAGTGCCATTTACATAAGTTAATTGGGGAGACGTGGGAGCTTCAGCTTTGTCGCAACAGCGCCGACCCAAGACAGGATTGAACCAAAAAACACCGCGCCATTCTCAGGAAGCTGCTTTTCTGCGCCGAGGTCGGTAGCGTGGTAGATTGAAAGGTGCAGGTGATAGGCCAATCAGCTACCGTTGGCCCATCACTACCTCAACCGACAAGCCATCAGCTTTTCAGCCGAGCAACCCCGCAACCCAACCTATCCCACCCGCCTTCAACGCACCAACTCCCTCGTCGACCTCCTGACAACCAGCTCCGGCCGAAGCTGGATTTTTTGTTTGTTGCGCTGCATCCCTTTGATTTCCTCCAGCAGCAGGTTAATAGAGAGACGCCCCATGTCTTGAATGGATTGCGCCATGGTCGTCAATGGCGGGTTGGACATGGCGCTGAGCACAGTGTTGTCGAAGCCGATGACGGACAGGTCATCCGGAATAGACAGCCCCAGCTCCATAGCTGCGTGGATGACGCCGAGCGCCAGAATGTCGTTTCCGGCGAAAATAGCAGTCGGGCGCTGGGGGGCGGAAAGAATCTCCAGCGAAATTTGCTTGCTCTCCTCGATTGTGGCATTCGGAGAGCTGAAAAAGGTCAAGGTTTTCTCGTATTTCACCTCAAATTCCTCGAGCGCGTGCTTGTAGCCGCGCAGCCGTTCTTTCCCCAGCAGCAGCTCCCCCAGTTGAATCGTACCGATCCGGCGGTGCCCAAGCTCCAGCAAATGCTTCGTGGCCTCGTAGCCGCCGATAAAATCGTCGACCGAGACGCTGTCGATCGGCAGCGGTGTCGTCAGTTCTTTGTTCACAATTACAGTAGGAATTTGCTTGTCGAGCAACTCTTTAATAAACGACTCGTCCTGCGAGCCGGAAATGATGATGATTCCATCGACCTTTTTGTCGATCAAAAAAGCGCTGTGCTTGAGTTCATTCGCTTTTTGGAAGTCCGTGCTGCAAATCAGGATGCTGTAGCCTAATTCGCGGCCACAGTCTTCGATGCTTCGGGCAAATTCAGCGAAGAACGGGTTCGCCAAGTCCGGAATCAACAAGCCGATCGAGTGGGAGAGCTTCCCGCGCGGCGCGGAAGCCACCGTCTTGGGCTGGTAGTTCAACTGCTCCATCACGCGCAGCACCTTTTCTTTGGTCTTGTCGCCAATTTTCCCGGTATTATTGATGACTTTCGATACGGTAGCAGTCGATACTCCCGCTTCTTTTGCCACATCGTATATCGTCGGTTTCATGCATGTACCCCCAATTTTTAAGCAAATAAGCGGACAGATGATCCATCCCCAGCGGAAACGCCGTGTTTTGCGCTGGCGCAACACGTGTTTGCCGGATGGCTTCGGGTGTTTGCGGGCGAGCGGATTGTTTTTTCAGGTGATAAGCCCAGCCCAACGCCGCCCCGCGAAAAACTGCGTGAGCCACAACCGCTCTATGTAAACTATACCATAGCGAAGAGGGAAACTTAAAGGTAAAACAGCGAAATTTAAGGTAACAAAATCAAGTTTGTTACCTTAACTAAACTCACGAAAAAATTATTCAGAAAATTAATTAACTTTCTTGTTGAATTGATAAAACAGAGGGTTTATACTGAGTTACAAATGGAACAGCCCACTTTTTACAGTGCGCTACCAAACAAAACGCGAGGAAACAAAAGGGGGTAACGAAAAGCGGTTAACTAAATGAAGTGTTTTGTTTCTTTCGTTTGTTACCTTGCTGCTTTACCAGCGCACGCCGCGAAGCCATACCCGTACGCATCTGGGAAACTACGTGTTCAACTCGCGCATGTGCAAAAGCGGTGTTCAATTGCCATTTTAGGAAAGGGGTTCGAGTGTCGTGGATCGGAAAGTGCGATGTGCCGTTTTGGGGTTGGGGAGATTGGGCAAAATTCATGCCGAAAATATTGCAGGGAAGATAAAAGGAGCGCAGCTCGTAGCTGTCTCCGATGTGATGCCGGGCGTAGCGGAAACATTCGCCCGGGAGCATGAGGTGAAATACTGGTCCACAGAGCCGGATGCGATCATAGCGCGCGATGACATTGACGCCATCATCGTTGTGACGCCAACCAGCACGCATGCCGAGCTGGCTCGGAAGGTGGCCCGGTCGGGAAAAGCGCTGTTTTTGGAAAAGCCGATTTCGACAGACATTCAGGTCGCGAGAAGAACGGCGAGCGTGATTGAGGAAGCAGGGATTACGTGCCAGCTTGGGTTTATGCGGCGGTTTGATCCGGCTTACGCGCATGCCAGAGACAGAATTGCGGCAGGAGATATCGGGACGCCGCTCTATTTCAAAGGCGTTACGCGGGACCCATTTGTCGCGCATGAAGAGTACGTGGCGACATGCGGCGGCATTTTTACCGATTTGAACATCCACGACTTTGATATCGCCCGCTTTTTGATGGGCCAGGAGATCGTGGAAGTGAATGCGATGGGATCGGTCCTGGCTTCGCCGATCGTGGCCAAGTATGACGATGTGGACCAGGCGTTAACGTATTTGCGGTTTGCCGATGGGGCCGCAGGCGATGTGGAAGGGT
Proteins encoded:
- a CDS encoding MFS transporter yields the protein MRAESGVEVLQKRSVPVGALFENMPVTSQHWQAGLVLFFSFVIESWEMMIVILASASIGGEFQLDGTQIGSLIGSIYLGMIPGCLLWGKLVDKIGRKQSMIFSFGLYGIISLISAFSLTYEMLWWTRFLSGVALSGVLVATFPYFEELLPMKVRGKAAVYLASGWPVGYLLAIGTTYLFMELGWRWIIGVSSLTGLWFLAIAAFVPESPYWLAGKGRHSEAKEVIDKLSKGTMQREINSVELAVENVKTGSFLEIFRGQFRRSTILQLLINFSFSWGYWGLSSWMPALLAKKGLSAPEGMGFMAISALFMFPGYMVSSYLTGKYGRKKVMALFVFFAAVSGFGFANANTLQEMYIWNFALSFFSLGAWGVWDTWMAELYPTEVRGVSYSVGMTGQRVANAIAPSVIGAMLAINSSFLTTVSFISAFLVVTFVASLFLKETEGEILH
- a CDS encoding CBASS oligonucleotide cyclase, which produces MSGSGGGYSVPRKTLAELEKERAAKEEGEKFETELNKYIKELLKDINDRDVEGINRHLETLRNALEKDIEGYVDLKFGGSIMKNTYADGLSDVDMLVQINNSELAGAKPNDVLKFFSEQIKRRLPNTEVKIGKLAVTVKFASGHEVQLLPSVKTESGYRIARPGENSWSNVIKPKKFAEKLTSVNQANANKVVPLIKLMKKINASFPPHKQLSGYHIESLAIDAFKNATSVPKTYKGMVEHFCRHAEKAVLRPITDSTGQSVHVDNYLGGANSVERQRVSTTFKQLLKRIETANNTNSFSSWKSILEGE
- a CDS encoding PucR family transcriptional regulator ligand-binding domain-containing protein, producing the protein MGITVQEMLRLDALQSLRVIAGFDGLDRIINQVNVLEMPITEVEHLVLGGELVLTTFHSLKDDLEAQVNTIKKLAENGAAALGIHPMIADKIMQKAIVEAANISGLPVILLPPAMPYATVFSAVLGTILNRQSQLLKQSEEINREMTRVILYGGDVNAIAKTLTGLIKQPVMITDDMFEILALGSKEAAEHSFLKKCLLMTEMSERIQFDKAGNWTHDSAMEMVFHSSLFEIEGQSVRLIVMPAGVISDPLGYIFTLEMGAPLQELDFIAISHASTAVALEIAKQRAITEAKRRMRSDFLTEMFEGKYVREEDLYERARAVGLNLVKKHMVLVMRFDFSDGLEKEMGKLESRIHAAVRSTINQHAPKCNFVVKGDMLVIFIHFDRQFDKQHSQQEAKNLAVLLKDAIEAGSGKARASAGIGGFYPSPLNLDQSYREALQALELGCKMFGTGSITAVNELGVFGILGEISGKLLDRFTTGLLDQLYQYDAKNQTDLVKTVEAYLDEKEIFTDVAKRLFVHPNTVKYRIEKAKEILGFDPFKKPEERLNFHLALKARKLLP
- a CDS encoding hydantoinase B/oxoprolinase family protein; amino-acid sequence: MSETTLKHDQFTLEIVKDSLIAIGEEMFHTLARTSMSPIIYEVLDFASGLTDAKGQLLTQGNGVTGFIGMLTFMVKETLKKFSANGELKPGDIIIINDPYGGGGSHLSDVGLLLPIFYEGELIAFSANKAHWTEVGGKDPGSWTTDSTEIFQEGLQFPCVKLFEEGKLNQPLVDIIAANVRFPDLSLGDMWAQVAALRTGEKRFRELCDKHGKAVVKDAIDHLLRHGEQLAVKEIAKLPKGTYEAIDFIDDDGVGNGPFKVQVKVTITDDEFICDFRGSHPQVLGPVNCSYTALVSAVRVIFLAVTNPCQDVNDGVFRPLHILVDDRSIFSAERPAAVSTYWETMMYGADLVWKALAPVVPHRLNAGHLLSVCGVVLSGIHPDTHEPFLVVEPSVGGWGAGDGLDGMAGQFCIGDGETYNVPVEVAETRYGIMVEEYSLRTDGAGAGKYRGGSGAIRSYRAMSDGQTITATFGRHKYLPWGFNGGHDGSRNEFEIVKANGEVAGPFGKYARFPLNKGDVVRLVTATGGGYGNPLERPIEKVVLDAKNGYISVEQARDLYGVELDKATYRVEGVTPQRQSFEQEEQQCSL
- a CDS encoding hydantoinase/oxoprolinase family protein, giving the protein MRVATDIGGTFTDLVYLDENGKIGTAKSDTTPPHFEQGVIQVIQKAGIDPLEIATFIHGTTVIINALTERKGVKTGLITTKGFRDVLEIARGNRPDLFNVRYQKPTPFVARFLRKEVSERINYKGEVMTELAVEEVKATVEQLRAEGVEAIAVSFLHAYANPIHEKLAVEAIREIWPEVAVTASHEVTKEWREYERTSTAVLNSYVKPIAKSYIDKLSNHLHDIGLDGNKYIMQSNSGTTTFEQSKETPINMVESGPVAGIFGSAILGQILGEENIIAFDIGGTTAKCSLIDKGEVKVTTEYRIEKDERNAGYPIKVPVVDIVEIGNGGGSIAWIDGAGSLKVGPQSAGALPGPVAYGRGGESPTTTDANLVTGRLSPANFQNEVNMEAVKQAIHEKIAKHFGISVEEAALGIIRIANSNMLNALKLISIRKGYDPREFSLVAFGGGGPMHALALAKELGVKKVIIPIASSVFSAWGMLMTDLRHDYIQTYIRRMNGLNQEELNREWNQLEKEAIDQYEREGIAADQVLFVRYADIRYVGQEHAVKVPVPNGLMDAKAIEEVIDRFHDLHEQHYTFKLEHAPTEIVNLHLTAFGTVQKPRIASLGRQGDNSEEARKEVRPVLFEEYGWIDTTVYDRELLNAGSAVKGPAIVEETSSSTVIYPGQHLIVDEYGNLIITTGV
- a CDS encoding aspartate/glutamate racemase family protein — encoded protein: MDKRILWINPVTTDLFDTIFKSEFDRIKQAGTIVDVVSLTLGPGPTHLEYNCYEVMLMPEILRVIKRAEEEGYDAAIIGCFYDPVLRAAREISKKMVVTAPAEASLHIASTLGESISIIVGRRKWIPEMRENVHKYGFADKLASFKSLDMGVHDFQKDHQVTMQRMREAAREAVEKDGANVLVLGCTIEFGFYREIQEELGVPVIDASLAPFKYAEFLIELNQKFGWSHSKLDGYQSPPDEEVACWKLF